One genomic window of Vicugna pacos chromosome 18, VicPac4, whole genome shotgun sequence includes the following:
- the TSC2 gene encoding tuberin isoform X9 → MTCPNEVVSYEIVLSITRLIKKYRRELQAVTWDILLSIIERLLQQLQSLDSPELRAIVHDLLTTVEELCDQNEFHGSQERYFELVERCADQRPESSLLNLITYRAQSIHPAKDGWIHNLQLLMERFFRNESRSAVRIKVLDVLSFVLLINRQFYEEELINSVVISQLSHIPEDKDHQVRKLATQLLVDLAEGCHTHHFNSLLDIIEKVISRPLSPPHELEERDMEAYSASLEDVKTAVLGLLVILQTKLYALPASHATRVYEMLVNHIQLHYKHSYTLPIASSIRLQAFDFLLLLRADSLHRLGLPNKDGVVRFSPYCVCDYMEPERGSEKKPSGPLSPPTGPPAPAPAGPAVRLGSLPYSLLFRVLLQCLKQEADWKVLKLVLSKLPESLRYKVLIFTSPCSVDQLSAALCSMLSGPKTLERLRGTPEGFSRTDLHLAVVPVLTALISYHNYLDKTRQAVFMEDSAQHCCGPGGFAMSARASACNKREMVYCLEQGLIYRCASQCVVALAICSVEMPDIIIKALPVLVVKLTHISATASMAIPLLEFLSTLARLPHLYRNFAAEQYASVFAISLPYTNPSKFNQYIVCLAHHVIAMWFIRCRLPFRKDFVPYITKGLRSNVLLSFDDTPEKDSFRARSTSLNERPKSLRIARPPKQGLNNSPPVKEFKESSAADAFRCRSISVSEHVVRSRIQTSLTSASLGSADENSMAQADDNLKNLHLELTETCLDMMARYVFSNFTAVPKRSPVGEFLLAGGRTKTWLVGNKLVTVTTSVGTGTRSLLGLDSGELQGGPELSSDPNLHVRQTKEAPAKLESQAGQQVCRGARDRVRSMSGGHGLRVGALDTPASHFPGSPTSPGSQTTPASKPEKASASTQLPAQKEKTNLAAYVPLLTQGWAEILVRRPTGNTSWLMSLENPLSPFSSDINNMPLQELSNALMAAERFKERRDTALYKSLSVPAAGSAKPPPPPRSNTDSAVVLEEGSPGEANLPVEPPELEDFESALGTDGRYHRAEAFSRSSSTSSQEEKSFHAEELAAGGIPIERAVSSEGSRPSVDLAFQPSQPLSKSSSSPELQTLQDILGDPGDKADVGRLSPEAKTRSQSGILDGEGASWSAQGGESQSRGRGPTQPESPLPSSCPRSPSGLRPRGYTISDSAPSRRGKRVERDAFKSRAGTSNTEKVPGINPSFVFLQLYHSPFFGDESNKPILLPNESFERSVQLLDQIPSYDTHKIAVLYVGEGQSNSELAILSNEHGSYRYTEFLTGLGKLIELKDCQPDKVYLGGLDVCGEDGQFTYCWHDDIMQAVFHIATLMPTKDVDKHRCDKKRHLGNDFVSIVYNDSGEDFKLGTIKGQFNFVHVIITPLDYECNLVSLQCRKDMEGLVDTSVAKIVSDRNLPFVARQMALHANMASQVHHSRSNPTDIYPSKWIARLRHIKRLRHRIREEAHYSNASLPLIQTHTQGHTKAPAQAPAEPTPTYETGQRKRLISSVDDFTEFV, encoded by the exons ATGACCTGTCCGAACGAGGTAGTGTCCTATGAGATCGTACTCTCCATAACCAGACTCATCAAGAAGTACAGGAGGGAACTCCAGGCTGTGACGTGGGACATTCTGCTGAGTATTATCGAACGCCTGCTTCAGCAGCTCCAG AGCCTGGATAGCCCGGAACTCAGAGCCATTGTCCATGACTTGCTGACCACGGTGGAAGAGCTGTGTGATCAGAACGAGTTCCACGGCTCACAGGAGAGATATTTTGAGCTCGTTGAGAGATGTGCGGACCAGAGGCCC GAGTCCTCCCTCTTAAACTTAATAACCTACAGGGCTCAGTCAATCCATCCAGCCAAAGACGGCTGGATTCACAACCTGCAGTTGTTGATGGAGAGATTCTTCAG gaacGAATCCCGCAGTGCCGTGCGTATCAAGGTGCTGGACGTCCTGTCCTTCGTGCTGCTCATCAACAGGCAGTTCTATGAG GAGGAGCTGATCAACTCAGTGGTCATCTCACAGCTCTCCCACATCCCAGAGGATAAAGATCACCAAGTCCGAAAGCTGGCTACCCAGTTGCTGGTGGACCTGGCTGAAGGCTGCCACACCCACCACTTTAATAGCCTGCTGGACATCATTGAGAAG GTGATTTCTCGCCCCCTCTCGCCACCCCATGAGCTGGAGGAGAGGGACATGGAGGCCTATTCGGCCTCCTTGGAGGATGTGAAGACTGCAGTCTTGGGACTCCTGGTCATCCTTCAG ACCAAGCTGTATGCCCTGCCTGCCAGCCACGCCACACGCGTGTATGAGATGCTCGTCAACCACATCCAGCTCCACTACAAGCACAGCTACACGCTGCCCATTGCCAGCAGCATCCGGCTGCAG GCCTTCGActttctgctgctgctgcgggCCGACTCGCTGCACCGCCTCGGCCTGCCCAACAAGGACGGGGTTGTGAGGTTCAGCCCCTACTGTGTCTGTGACTACAT GGAGCCGGAGAGAGGCTCTGAGAAGAAGCCCAGTGGCCCCCTGTCGCCTCCCACCGGGCCGCCTGCCCCAGCGCCCGCAGGCCCTGCCGTGCGGCTCGGCTCTCTGCCCTACTCCCTGCTCTTCCGTGTCCTGCTGCAGTGTTTGAAGCAG GAGGCTGACTGGAAGGTGCTGAAGCTCGTGCTCAGCAAGCTGCCTGAGTCGCTGCGCTACAAGGTCCTCATCTTCACCTCTCCCTGCAGCGTCGACCAGCTGTCCGCCGCCCTCTGCTCCATG CTTTCAGGTCCCAAGACACTTGAACGGCTCCGAGGCACCCCAGAAGGGTTCTCTAGGACTGACTTGCATCTTGCTGTGGTTCCCGTGCTGACGGCGTTGATCTCTTATCATAACTACTTGGATAAAACCAGACAG GCTGTCTTCATGGAGGACTCTGCCCAGCATTGCTGTGGACCTGGTGGCTTTGCCATGTCAGCCAGAGCCTCCGCTTGCAATAAG CGGGAGATGGTGTACTGCCTGGAGCAAGGCCTCATCTACCGCTGCGCCAGCCAGTGCGTGGTGGCCCTGGCCATCTGCAGCGTGGAAATGCCGGACATCATCATCAAGGCGCTGCCTGTCTTGGTCGTGAAGCTCACACACATCTCAGCCACGGCCAGCATGGCCATCCCACTCCTCGAGTTCCTGTCAA CTCTGGCCAGGCTGCCTCACCTCTACAGGAACTTTGCAGCAGAGCAGTATGCGAGCGTGTTTGCCATCTCCCTGCCATATACCAACCCCTCCAA GTTCAACCAGTACATCGTGTGCCTGGCCCATCATGTCATAGCTATGTGGTTCATTAGGTGCCGCCTGCCCTTCCGGAAGGATTTTGTCCCTTATATCACCAAG GGTCTGCGCTCCAATGTTCTCCTGTCTTTTGATGACACCCCTGAGAAGGACAGCTTTAGAGCACGGAGCACCAGTCTCAACGAGAGGCCCAAGAG TTTGAGGATAGCCAGACCCCCCAAACAAGGCTTGAATAATTCTCCACCCGTGAAAGAATTCAAAGAAAGTTCTGCAGCCGATGCCTTCCGGTGCCGCAGCATCAGTGTGTCTGAACATGTGGTCCGCAG caGGATCCAGACATCTCTCACAAGCGCCAGCTTAGGGTCTGCAGATGAGAACTCCATGGCGCAGGCTGACGACAACTTGAAAAATCTCCACCTGGAACTCACAGAAACATGTCTGGACATGATGGCCAGATATGTGTTCTCGAACTTCACAGCGGTCCCTAAGAG GTCTCCCGTGGGAGAGTTCCTCCTGGCCGGTGGCAGGACCAAAACCTGGCTGGTTGGAAACAAGCTTGTCACCGTGACAACAAGCGTGGGGACTGGGACCCGGTCGCTGCTGGGCCTGGACTCAGGAGAGCTGCAGGGTGGCCCAGAGTTGAG CTCTGACCCCAACCTGCACGTGAGACAGACGAAGGAGGCGCCAGCCAAGCTGGAGTCTCAGGCTGGGCAACAGGTGTGCCGTGGAGCCCGGGACCGGGTCCGCTCCATGTCCG GGGGCCATGGCCTTCGCGTTGGTGCCTTGGACACTCCAGCCTCCCACTTCCCAGGCAGCCCCACTTCCCCAGGCTCCCAGACTACACCAGCCAGCAAGCCTGAGAAGGCCTCAGCCAGCACCCAGCTCCCGGCACAGAAGGAGAAGACTAACCTGGCAGCTTATGTACCCCTGCTGACCCAAGGCTGGGCGGAGATCTTGGTTCGGAGGCCTACAG ggaacACCAGCTGGCTCATGAGCCTAGAGAACCCACTCAGCCCCTTCTCCTCGGACATCAACAACATGCCCCTGCAGGAGCTGTCCAACGCCCTCATGGCCGCTGAGCGCTTCAAGGAGCGCCGTGACACGGCCCTGTACAAGTCGCTGTCGGTTCCCGCAGCTGGCTCAGccaagcctcccccacccccacgttCTAACACAG ACTCTGCGGTAGTTCTGGAGGAGGGAAGTCCAGGTGAGGCTAATTTGCCAGTGGAGCCCCCCGAGTTGGAAGACTTCGAGTCCGCACTAGGCACAGATGGGCGCTATCACCGCGCTGAAGCTTTCAGCAGG TCGTCTTCCACCTCTAGCCAGGAGGAGAAGTCTTTCCACGCAGAGGAGTTGGCTGCTGGGGGGATCCCCATCGAGCGGGCTGTCTCTTCTGAGGGGTCCCGGCCTTCTGTGGACCTTGCCTTCCAGCCCTCGCAGCCCCTGAGCAAGTCTAGCTCATCACCTGAACTGCAGACCTTACAGGACATTCTTGGGGACCCTGGGGACAAGGCTGATGTTGGCCGGCTGAGCCCTGAGGCCAAGACCCGGTCACAGTCAGGGATCCTGGATGGGGAAGGTGCTTCCTGGTCGGCCCAGGGCGGAGAGAGCCAGAGCCGGGGCCGGGGCCCCACCCAGCCTGAGAGTCCCTTGCCTTCCAGCTGTCCTCGCTCCCCCAGTGGCCTGCGGCCTCGAGGCTACACCATCTCTGATTCGGCCCCATCACGCAGGGGCAAGAGAGTGGAGAGGGACGCCTTCAAGAGCAGAGCTGGGACCTCCAACACCGAGAAGGTGCCGGGCATCAACCCCAG CTTTGTGTTTCTGCAGCTCTACCATTCACCGTTCTTTGGTGATGAGTCCAACAAGCCAATCCTTTTGCCGAATGAG TCTTTCGAGCGGTCAGTGCAGCTCCTTGACCAGATCCCATCATACGACACACACAAGATCGCCGTCCTGTATGTGGGAGAAGGCCAG AGTAACAGTGAGCTCGCCATCCTGTCCAACGAGCACGGCTCCTACAGGTACACGGAGTTCCTGACGGGTCTGGGCAAGCTCATCGAGCTCAAGGACTGCCAGCCGGATAAGGTGTACCTGGGTGGCCTGGACGTGTGCGGTGAGGACGGCCAGTTCACCTACTGCTGGCATGACGACATCATGCAAG CTGTCTTCCACATTGCCACCCTGATGCCCACCAAGGATGTGGACAAGCACCGCTGTGACAAGAAGCGCCACTTAGGCAATGACTTCGTGTCCATTGTCTACAATGACTCTGGCGAGGACTTCAAGCTGGGCACCATCAAA GGCCAGTTCAACTTTGTCCACGTGATTATCACTCCCCTGGACTATGAGTGTAACCTGGTGTCACTGCAGTGCCGGAAAG ACATGGAGGGCCTAGTGGACACCAGTGTGGCCAAGATTGTGTCTGATAGAAATCTGCCTTTCGTGGCCCGCCAGATGGCCCTGCACGCAAAT ATGGCCTCACAGGTGCACCACAGCCGCTCCAACCCCACTGACATCTACCCCTCCAAGTGGATCGCCAGGCTCCGCCACATCAAGCGGCTCCGCCACCGG ATCCGTGAGGAAGCCCACTACTCCAACGCCAGCCTGCCCCTGATCCAGACGCACACTCAGGGTCACACCAAGGCCCCAGCGCAGGCCCCGGCTGAGCCCACACCCACCTATGAGACAGGCCAGCGGAAGCGCCTCATCTCCTCTGTGGATGACTTCACTGAGTTTGTGTGA